AAACCCTAAGCTTAAATTTCTACAAAAAATTCTGCAAAACCTCCCCTAACAATATATCATTTCCCAAAAccttaaaaaagtaaaataacaGTAATTCACAACCCGTAACAGATTTTCACAATCCAGCAGATTTTCacaatcataaaaataataattttaaaatgaaaaaaaaatacaacataatgagaattagaaaaaaaaaactacctgGAGGGGAGCCCCCATCCTCGACTCTGGATGACGAGGAACTGTGAATAGAAGACTCTGAATCACGGCGGCGCCGGTGAGGCCGCCGTGCATTGAGAAACTGAACGGACACTGATGACGTCGATGATAATGGCACCTGGGATGTCGTAGCAGTAGCCTCAATGAAAGGTGTAGGCTCCCCAATCAATGGAGCACTCACGGCCGGAGCAGTAGATGGTGATAATGCGGGAGGCGCATTGGTCACACTCCTACGACGAGTGATCAACCGCGACATCTACACTTTTTGAaccataaaaatataacattagaAACTAATCCTTTCTTGCATTTGAAACTAGAAGAAAAAGGCAAGAAAACTGAACAAATAAACCATGTGTGAAAAAATTGCAAGACTGCTCACTACATGTGCTCTAGTCATCCCGGAGATGACAGCAGGAGACACAATGATTTTAACAAACATATAACGCAACCTTCCACCTGATTCCAGGCAGAAGAATAACAAAATTATGTTAACAACCAACTAGGCAGTAATCACCGAAAACATATCCAAATACACTAGTACTCTCTATTCATTCTTCCATTTAACAGCATGCCATTTCAGCAGTTTAAACAAAACTTGACATATGCCCGATCAGCAATTTAGCACTTGTCAAGCAACTTTCGTAATAAACTTAGCTGAGTTACGCTTATATACAAAATAACAAGCTAGTGAATATGCAAACAACAATGTAACACCTGTAATCCCACCCCACCCACCCCTGACCAAACCTCACTTAATTTAGAAGACCAAGAGACACATACAATTTAATTGCAATTTAGTAATTGTGGTAAGTTTAATCCCAACTAGTTTTCCTTGTAACTTCGCCGCAAAAATGAATTacgtttttatataagtgaaaaataaaaacaaacctgAAAGGTTTCCCTGATTAATGAATACTCCAAGCCATGCTCTCTTTCAACAGCGcatgatattcttcttcttaaGCCATCTACGCGGATGAGGTACAAATCTAGGTACTAAAGAAAAGAAGCTCAATGAACAaagatattaaaaaatattgtcACATGTTTAGATACAAAGACagaaagaaaaatcaattaTAAGAACATATGTACCTCATCAAGGGTTAAAGTGCATAGCAGAGACTTCTCAAAGACCTGAGGACGAGCAACAATTTAAAAGGTACTCTACACATTTTTCAAGAAATCATAATGGAATTGTATTTCTATTGGTTCATTTTACGTTTATTCATTTTTGGTTTGGTAAAGGCATCCACTGGAGTTGTATTGAAAATTGAGTCTTCACTGGAGAATATTCTGGCTGAGACTGGAGACCAAGTCTAATGAGAAGCAAAGCCCAATAGTAAGTTACCTATTGGCTCTACAGTTTGATGTACTAGTTCCTTAACACACGAAACATATCAAGAGTTAAATTTTTGGCATTTCTGTAAATTCAAAGCTGAATAGTGCCCATTCATCCCTCACTGTAAACCAAAACCCTCGCCCTCCTTTTCTTACATATATCATATTAAGggaaattttgaaaagaaaaggcaaTTACATAACAGCAACGTCAGGAATACCATATtaaaaccattcaaagaaggaAACCCCACAAGTAGGTGAGGCTGCTGAGAAACTGCTGTTTACAATTAGGTGAGGGACAGTGATAGGCTCACCCTCAAGCTAATTTATACGGAGCAGCAAAGAACGTCAAGCCGGAACCGTCTGCAGGAACCGTCAAGCCTTGGAGATTTTGACAAGCAGGAACCGTCTGCACACAGAGGGAGAAAAACACCACACAAGAACGTCAAGCCTTCGAATGTTGGAGACTCAATTGCTATTTCAACCAAaccaacatttgcataaattaATCAGTAAAACCCATCTCATAAAATCAGAGATATTGAGAGTTATTGGAGACTAAACAAAACCCATCTCATAATCATAAATTAATCAGTCAAGCCTTCGAGATTTGCATCAGCTAAATTCAGTAACCAGACCAACATTTGCATCAGAAACCCTTACCTTGAATTTGAGACTTGATTCACGTCGGCTTCGAGATTCGTGTGGCTGCGGTACTGGGTTCAAGATTTGGGGATCAAGGCGAAAATGAGAGATAGAGGAGATGAGGACTACGGGAAGAGTAGATGAGGATTATGGAAAGGGGAGATAGAGTGACGGGGAAGATAGAGCGAGAGGGCGAGAGGGAAAGATAGAGCGAGAGGGAGATACGGGAAAGGGGAAAGGGGAAAGATGAAGCATTTGCGGATCCACAATTaagaaattttcttttgctGCAACTAATTGGGATGAAGGATTATGCGGGGAAAGATGAAGATAATGCGAAAGGGGAAGAGTAGATGAGGGAAAGATATAGCGAGAGGGAGATACGGGAAAGGGGAAAGATGAAGGATTATGCGAAAGGGTAGGGGAGATACGGGAAAGAAAGAGCGAAAGGGAAGAAATAGGTCAACGAGTTCAGCGccaaaaattttcattattcacCTATTTTTCATTATTCACCGCCAAAATTATCAAGTTTGCGTGACGTAGGTATACAATttgacgtcgcgcaaagtggttTTGCGCGACGATTACATTAAAGCGTCACGcaagttatttttatttttaaaaaattattaaaaattttacTGAAAATGTGATTTTACTCCATTCaagttcaattcttttttttacttaaaccccacaataatatatttttctaacaaaaatccataataattttttaacatatatatcattcaatctcttaagtgttataactacaaaataaataaattaaaatctacatagtaaatatatataccactGAACTTGAAAGGAAACGCACTGTACGAAAATATtttgaacgatccaaccgtcaaacttgtttgtatatgattCGAGATCGCGTATGCCAAAAATGGCAACAAACGAACATGCAAATATCAAGTAACGGGGACAAaatatttcgacggttataaacgaaaaatcacgatttaacggtacatttaactccgattttgatgattttttacagatacattCCTTGACCctttatgaatacaatgaacatattcgatcgtcaatttaaagtatttacacaagtggataccacaaaatattaagttatacttaatgaaaatataattaaactttaagtgttagtaaaccaattgttttgataggaaacgcattgtacgaaattaatttcaacgatccaaccgtcaaacatgtttttatatgcttcaagatctcatACGCCAAGAATGGCAAAAAACGAACATGCAGAGATCAAGCAACAAGACAAaatatttcgacggttataaacgaaaaatcacgatttagcggtacatttaactccgattttgatgaatttttacagatacactccttgaccctttatgaatacaatgaacatattcgatcgtcaatttaaagtatttacacaagcggataccacaaaatatgaagttatacttaatgaaaatataattaaactctaagtgtagtaaatcaattgttttgatgggaaacgcattgtacgaaattaatttcaacgatccaaccgtcaaacatgtttttatatgcttcaagatctcatACGCCAAGAATGGCAAAAAACGAAcatgcagagatcaagtaacatgacaaaatatttcgacggttataaacgaaaaatcacgatttagcggtacatttaactccgattttgatgaatttttacagatacactccttgaccctttatgaatacaatgaacatattcgatcgtcaatttaaagtatttacacaagcggataccacaaaatatgaagttatacttaatgaaaatataattaaactctaTGTGTTAGTAAatcaattgttttgatgggaaacgcattgtacgaaattaatttcaacgatccaaccgtcaaacatgtttttatatgcttcaagatctcatACGCCAAGAATGGCAAAAAACGAACATGCAGAGATCAAGCAACAAGACAAaatatttcgacggttataaacgaaaaatcacgatttaacggtacttttaactccgattttgatgattttttacagatacactcattgaccctatatgaatacaatgaacatattcgatcgtcaatttaaagtgTTTACAGAAgcggataccacaaaatattaagttatacttaatgaaaatataattaaactctatgtgttagtaaattaattattttgatgggaaacgcattgtacgaaattaatttcaacgatccaaccgtcaaacatgtttttatatgcttcaagatctcatACGCCAAGAATGGCAAAAAATGAACATGCAGAGATCAAGCAACAAGACAAaatatttcgacggttataaacgaaaaatcacgatttaacggtacatttaactccgattttgatgattttttacagatacattCCTTGACCctttatgaatacaatgaacatattcgatcgtcaatttaaagtatttacacaagtggataccacaaaatattaagttatacttaatgaaaatataattaaactttaagtgttagtaaaccaattgttttgataggaaacgcattgtacgaaattaatttcaacgatccaaccgtcaaacatgtttttatatgcttcaagatctcatACGCCAAGAATGGCAAAAAACGAAcatgcagagatcaagtaacatgacaaaatatttcgacggttataaacgaaaaatcacgatttagcggtacatttaactccgattttgatgaatttttacagatacactccttgaccctttatgaatacaatgaacatattcgatcgtcaatttaaagtatttacacaagcggataccacaaaatatgaagttatacttaatgaaaatataattaaactctaagtgttagtaaatcaattgttttgatgggaaacgcattgtacgaattaatttcaacgatcaaactgtcaaacatgtttttatatgcttcaagatctcatACGCCAAGAATGGAGAATGTTTTGAAGAGAGATGGGGGAGGGAGGTAACTGATTAAATGAAGTAAGAAAAGGTcgttgactttgcgcgacgccacctacgtcacgcaaaacagctttgcgtGACGTAGGTCAACCTCCGTCACGCTAAGCTGGTTTGCTTGACGTAGGTGGccttgcgtcgcgcaaagtcaatgAAAAAACGGTAAAGCAATCTATATTTGGCGCCAAAATCTTGCGGGACGCACAAAACGTCGCACAAACGGCCTTTGCGTGACGGCAAGTTGCGCGACGTCGGTCTTGGTCGCGCAAAACaagtttgcgcgacgtaggttcAGTTAAGTCGCGCAAAACACCTTTGTGTGACGTCggtcttcgtcgcgcaaacttcCGTCGCGCAAAGTCCGTTTGCGCGACGCTTTGTGTTTGACGTCacgcaaacatactttgcgcgacgaatttggctgcgtcgcgcaagttttcgtcgcgcaaagtgttttttctactagtgttcTATATTTCTataccaattaaacaaaaatttgtcttaaataattaattagggttagggattaTAGATTTAGGAATTAACAAATTtacctaaatatatatatgtcggCTAAAGAGTGGCTGGCTGGAGTGGTTGGCTACTAGCGTGGCTGCACTGCATTGGCTGCATGTTCCGTTCCATTTCAAGCTGTTGGGAATTTGGGGGCAGAGCAGCATCACACTGCTCTCTGATTGGCAAAggcaaataaaaatgaaatgggGATGGAATAGGGGTGGACCGTGGGGACAAGCGGTCCCCCACTATAcatacttcttttttttcaaacacaTACGAAACAACGTTGTTTCGTTTacttttttttgaattttttttacccAGCTCTACTGCTGCAGAACCAGTATTGAAAGTCAAGAGTAGGTATTCCATATGCAGCATCAATATACGCAGTGCAGCATAAGTCATCCCGTATCGTATAATAAAAGTCAAGAGTGGGTATCCGGAGTTGTTTGTTAGGTTGATGATTAGGGTGTAGTTGTCACTGTACTTCTAGTTAGATCTTGTATCTTTATTCCCATACTTCTAGGGTGGTTAGAAGCTTTTTGCCTTACCTTATTTCTGCTCCTTGTTTTATGGAGTTGCCATGTAGGAGTGATTCAAGGGTGATCAGTGTGTTGATCACACCTTGCTCTATATATCTTGTATTTTTGTGTTGTTGTTTATCTGAAAAGGTATAtacaaacaaacacttaaaactcAACAACCAGATCGGTTTGAACAGAACTAGAAAAATCTTAGTGGGGGTTTTGCTGTTGCAGAACCATATCAATTTGAGCTGAATCAGAAAAATCTCAGTGGGGGCATCCGCCCCTAGACCCATGGTAGCTCCGCCCTTGACTGGTCATTAAGTTTGtctatcatcaatcattttggctaTCCCTGTGAAAATCTATGTTAAATAATgaggaaataataaaaataccctcaatttgttgtcaaatcattttggcccgttgtttataaaattaagggtatttttgttatttttgtcatgttttaatagagatttttcacggaatgaccaaaatgattgatggtgaacAAACTTAGGGATCATCtatatcgatttcaaatctcagagaccaaagtaAGGAGTTATACTAACATCAGTGATCATTTTGGctacaaaacattaaaaaattgCCAATTTGTTTGATAAATAATGATGTGGATAATGTAAAACTCACAATTATTTATGATGCGGTTTTTAAATTCGTTCCACTTAGATATGCCAAATTATAATTTACGATAATAAAGACTCAAATTCGGACACAATGGACAATTCCAACTAACTAGTCTAACCCATAGGAGGAGTATAAGGACCATGTCACATAGATCGTTGAGTATCTCATCATGACCTACTTCCTTGAAATATACTAGGGCCCCCAAGCCAGACCAAGACTCTGGTATCATGGGCTTTGAGAGGCCCAAAAGAGAGAAGcccaaaatatgaaataaaaatgGGCACGAAGTCCATCAAAATTACGATCCCGCCAGCCTGCCGAAGCTGCCAGCTGAGCCAATCAAGAAATTGAGACCACCGCCCACTGGTGATTGAAACCCTCCATCCTCCCCAAATTCTCAATTGGGGATCGAAACAATGAGCGACAACTCCAAGACCAGAACTCTCTCCGGCGACCAGCAGGGCCAGAGCCAGCAGCAGTACTACGGCACTTTCCAAGGCGTCGCCAACTACTACCCTCCGCCTCCGCAGCCTCCACCTGAGCCGGTCGTCGGTTTTCCTCAGCCCGTCCCACCTCCTGGTTACTCCGGCCGTCCTCCCTTGCCtccccatcaccaccaccaccaccaacatgGATACCAAACGGTCACTGGTATGAATTTTTATCTTCTTAttaatttgttgttatttttattaaattgggGTTTTGTGGTTTGAAGGTTACGCTGTTGTGGAGGGAAGACCTGTTAGCGAACGCCGCCTTCCTTGCTGCGGCATCGGCATAGGCTGGTTATTGTAAGTTTATTCATTCGCTTTCAATCTTTACTCCAAGTTTTTATTTGTTGGGttcctttgtttttgtgtttcaaGGCATTGAGATCTTCAGAAGAACTCATAAATTTCCCACAAAACATATTGGTTATGGCAGATTTGTAGTCAAGAATTAGGATGGGAAGCTATCGGGATCGAAACCAATACAAAATAAGTTTGTTTTGAGGGTTGAACATCACCTGTGCTGTACTAATCACCGTATAAGGATGAAATAGTTTAACCATGTTTCGGCGAATACCATTGTGAATTTGGTGCTAGCTTCTGGTCCTTAAGTAGTTTACATGGTTGGATGCGATATGTTCTTACAGGAAGCGGTTTATAATGGGATGATAATTTGTTGGACAAGTTATGAAGTTTTAAATTTAGGGAGTTCTACTAGTTCCGGAGTTCATCATAGGATCATGACAAGAAAAAGTCTTTTTGATGCTTTGttatgaaattttaaattttggacttacAAGAATTGTTCCTTCAGCATTCTTCTGGCTGGCTGTTACTGAATACTGACAGATTACGTTTTGACTTTTTCTGAAGGTTTATAACAGGGTTCTTTCTTGGAGGCATCCCCTGGTATGTTGGAACTTTCATCTTACTTTGTGTGCAGGTGGACTACAGAGAAAAGCCCGGATATGTAGCATGCACGATAGCTGTAAGTGTTTCTTCCTTATGTTTCGTATCATAAAATGTACATGTCTAAGTAATTCTCCTCGTTGTTTTACTTCCACATAATAACAGTTTTAGGATTCATGAAACGGTGATAGCTTGGATGTTTGTAAAATTTGCAACCAACAGCACATGGGCACTAGATATATCCAGTTTTATATGTTAACCATGCACATAAAGGGAACTTGACAAGCGATGGCTCTGGTTGTTACTTTAATTGCTTGTTTTTTAGTCTTATAGCAAGACCTGCAATCTTGGTTAACCTCGTCTGTGTTATGGATGGAGGGTTGTTGTCCCTGGTTAGGCGTGTCTTAGTCTGTAATTCACCTGGATCTTTGCAAGCTATTCGCAGTAATGGTCCACACTGCCTGTTTTAAGTCTACATACCATTCCGCGgatttatttattgtttcaaGCCACCATATTCTAATACTAAGACGTGGTCAGATTGTTATAAACATGGTATGCATGTTATGCTTTGTGTACACCGAGTGTTCTTCGTCACTGGGGTAATGCTATTTACACGTTGTTCATTCCTGCGATACTTGAGTTCATTTAGAAAATAGAAATAGAAGTTGCACCCTTGTGTTTTTTTTGGGTTCGGTCTTTTGGCTGTGCTTTCATTTGAATTatgtttttacatttttcagtCGATTCTTGCTGTGATTGCTGTTATTCTGAGCGTAACAAAGGGAAGCGAAAACCTGATGAGGTTTAATTAAGGACTGTGAACGATCATCTGATCCCGTGTTAGTACACCTAGCATTCATTCGAAGGAGCTGTAGGGGATGGCTATTGCTGATTATCATTACGTTGGCTTATCTTGCTTGTACATGTACTTGACGGAGAATATTGGGTGTTTGTAATTGTATCTCAGAATTTGCTAGCATTGCATTTACTCAAAGTACATACATATAAAGTAGCAGGGAAGCAATGTTTATATGTAATAATCTGCTCTGATCCGTTTCATTCGATTTTCTTGTGACAAATCCAGATTGCCAATGCCATGAATTCTAAACGAAAGTCCGTAAAAACATGGACTCGTCGATGCGAATTGATATTCGTTACTCGTTAGGTATGCAAATGGCAATCCATCCGTCCAGAAATTATTTAGTGCAAGCATCAAACTGCCTGTTAGTAACATCACGTGATAGTTTGACCGTTACACTTCAACTTCTGTTTTCATCAGTCCTATTTGTGGCATCACAAAATTGGTTTTAATCACACTTTTGTGcatattttgggtttttttaaaCGGGCCTTACTTGTGCAAAGCCCAACTTTTAGCCTTTGAAAAAAGCCCATAATTTATCCAGTCAATGGAAGTAGGGTTTCGTCCTCGtatataaacaaaacaaaaaccctgCCCTGCGCATCTCACcccagagagagacagagagacagagaggcCTCAGAGATCTCAGCCGCGTCTTCTCTGATTCTCCGACATGGGCGTTTTCAAGGTAAGCCTGCGTATCTTCTTCTCCGATCTCCCCCTCTTGACAGAAATgggggttttagggttttgagCTGCAACTAACGGCGTCGTTTTCGTGTTACAGTTCCACCAGTACCAGGTCGTCGGGAGGAAGCTCCCCACCGAGACCGATGAGCAGCCGAAGATTTACAGAATGAAGCTGTGGGCCACCAACGAGGTTCGCGCCAAGTCCAAGTTCTGGTATAAAACCTTCCCCTGAGGTCGGATTATCTGATCCCGTATCTCCCTGCTTGAATTTTGGTTCATTTCTGAATGTTGATTTTGTTTGGATTAGGTATTTTCTGAGGAAGctgaagaaggtgaagaagagCAATGGCCAAGTTCTTGCCATCAATGAGGTTTGTTTTCGCAGTTTATGAATATGTAGAGACTCGTATTTAGGAATGCAGATCCGTTGAGGTTTTAGGGTTTCGTAATCATTGACTTGACGTTCCAGATGCTAGATTTGAGGTCATTCTTGCTGTTGTGAGAGATGGTATTTATCTATATGTGTGGAATTCGGTTGCAGATCTTTGAGAAGAACCCGACAACCATCAAGAACTACGGTATCTGGTTGCGGTATCAAAGCAGGACGGGCTACCACAACATGTACAAGGAATACCGCGACACCACGCTAAATGGTGCGGTGGAGCAGATGTACATCGAGATGGCATCTCGCCACAGGGTCAGGTTTCCTTGTATCCAGATCATCAAGACCGCCACCATCCCCGCTAAGCTTTGCAAGAGGGAAAGCACCAAGCAATTCCACAACTCCAAGATCAAGTTCCCGTTGGTGTTCAGGAAGGTTAGACCACCATCCAGGAAGTTGAAGACTACGTACAAGGCGTCAAGGCCCAACTTGTTTATGTAATTCGGTTGCTGTTTTTCGGCTATTTGCTTCAAAATTTGATATCGATTGTTTTTGTTATGTTCTCGATATCGATTATTTTGCTGTCTCACCGGTTGTTTGTCGCTCGATGTTACTGCTGGGGTGGATGCCTGTCGAAACACG
This genomic interval from Malus domestica chromosome 05, GDT2T_hap1 contains the following:
- the LOC103434990 gene encoding large ribosomal subunit protein eL20z isoform X2, whose amino-acid sequence is MSDNSKTRTLSGDQQGQSQQQYYGTFQGVANYYPPPPQPPPEPVVGFPQPVPPPGYSGRPPLPPHHHHHHQHGYQTVTGYAVVEGRPVSERRLPCCGIGIGWLLFITGFFLGGIPWYVGTFILLCVQVDYREKPGYVACTIASILAVIAVILSVTKGSENLMRFN
- the LOC103434990 gene encoding large ribosomal subunit protein eL20y isoform X3; the protein is MSDNSKTRTLSGDQQGQSQQQYYGTFQGVANYYPPPPQPPPEPVVGFPQPVPPPGYSGRPPLPPHHHHHHQHGYQTVTGYAVVEGRPVSERRLPCCGIGIGWLLFITGFFLGGIPWYVGTFILLCVQVDYREKPGYVACTIAFHQYQVVGRKLPTETDEQPKIYRMKLWATNEVRAKSKFWYFLRKLKKVKKSNGQVLAINEIFEKNPTTIKNYGIWLRYQSRTGYHNMYKEYRDTTLNGAVEQMYIEMASRHRVRFPCIQIIKTATIPAKLCKRESTKQFHNSKIKFPLVFRKVRPPSRKLKTTYKASRPNLFM
- the LOC103434990 gene encoding large ribosomal subunit protein eL20y isoform X1, translated to MGVFKFHQYQVVGRKLPTETDEQPKIYRMKLWATNEVRAKSKFWYFLRKLKKVKKSNGQVLAINEIFEKNPTTIKNYGIWLRYQSRTGYHNMYKEYRDTTLNGAVEQMYIEMASRHRVRFPCIQIIKTATIPAKLCKRESTKQFHNSKIKFPLVFRKVRPPSRKLKTTYKASRPNLFM